In the genome of Hirundo rustica isolate bHirRus1 chromosome 23, bHirRus1.pri.v3, whole genome shotgun sequence, the window GGGTGCCGGGGGGGGCACTGGGCCGTGCCAGCACCCGGTGACAGGCTCCTTGCTTGGCTGTTGTGGTCTTGCTGGAGGTGGCCGACACCTCTGGAAGCCTCGGGTGGAGgaggttgtggggtttttggggtgggatgtgcagctgggagctccccgctcccctcccgaGCCCCCTCAGCGCCTTCTCTCCCGCAGTGGTGGAGACAGACAACACTGTGACGCTCATCATCGTGGGCGTGGTGGGGGGGCTCATCGGCCTCCTCATCCTCTTCATGCTCATCAAGAGAGTGGTCCTGTTCATCATCAAGAAGACGCAGGATGGGAAGTGAGTTgcggcggcgctgccgggggGTCGCGGTGAGCGGGCCCGGGGTCGGGGGGAGCTGTCAGCTGCCCGTGCGCTCTCCCCGTGCAGGAAGGAGTGTCTGGTGAGCTCGTCAGGGAACGACAACACCGAGAACGGCCTGGCCGGCTCCAAGGCGGAACAAAAAGCGCCACCAAAGGCATGAACGAAGCAGCggcgccccgcgcccgccccgccgcgggaGCCCGGGCACGGGACGAGCCTTCttccccttttgttttctttccgAACTGCCAGCGCTTGAGACATGTTTCTATTACACACGTGCCTGCAACCTGCACTGCTTCTCGGACAAGGCTGCGGCTGCCGGGGGGACTGGGAGCTTCTCGCGGACTCGGactgggaggctgctggggcGGAGGGAGCCGCCGGCTCGGCTCTGAGCACAGGCAAgaggaggcagggcaggggccgggTGCTCGGCACCGGGGGTCCCGGCGTGCCCGGGGGCTGGAGCGTGGGGTGGCACGCTGGTTGCTGGCGGTGCGGAGCTGAGgcggctgggagctgcctgctgcacCCAGAAGGTTTCTGGGATGCTCCGAGCCGGCCGTGCAGATGGAGTGGCGCAGGAGGACGGCAGGAAGCAGGGCTGTGAAAAGCACACTGGAGAACCAAATCAGTCACTGTGCCTCGCTCCCTCccgcagcagggctggggcggCTGGCCGTGTCCCCGGGTCCCTGCTGGCCCGTGATGGGGTGAGGTGCCACATTTCACCCCGGCTTTGTCCCCGCGCAGGGCCACCCCCGGGCGCAGGGCGCTCCTCCCCAGGCAGCCATCCCGGGAGCGCTCCCGGGCTTTGTGCTGCCCCCTGCCCTCGCTCTGGAGCTCGGCACTGGGAGCAGCGATGCTTTTGATGCCGGTGCCGAGGCTGAACTCGTTTCGTGGATGTTTTTGTATGAGGTTCCAGGCTGAAAGCAGCCAGTTGCGTCTCCCTTTCGCCGTGGCGTCCGCGGCCACgcagggagggagcacagcCGAGCCCCGGCGAggggagctgggccagggctgtgccaccgGACCGCCGGGCAACCCTGGGCACGTTGCTCTGCCTctccatgcctcagtttccccatctgTAAAATGGGGACAATAATACTGCTCTACCTCACGGGGTGGGTGTGAGGTTTCCTTGGCTGCGATGGTGAAATGCCCTGGGGTGAGGGGTGCCGCAGAAAACCGGGGTGTCCTTGTGAGTGGGCTCATGAGGATGTGAGACATGAAGTGAGCGAGCTGCAACTGAGGTTGACGATTTCCTTTAAAACGCGGTTTGGTCCCTATTTCTCCAATTTGCCGTTGTCGTACAGCgaagctgcagggcaggcagctcccctgtccccacagtAAATCAGGACTCACAGCCGAGCCACGGCTTGCTGTGGGGGCTCGTGCCCTGACAGAGGTGCTGGAGCGGGAGGTAGGTGAGGATTTGGTGGCCAAGGTGAACGAGGAAAGGCTGGGTGCTGCTTTCTCTGGAGATGCTGGTGCACAGCGAGCTGGTCACCCTAAGCTGGGcttgggagcagggctgtgtgctcgGGACAGGGGACAGGTACTGGCACCTGGCCCCAGGCCGGTTCCCTTGGCTGTTGATCAGACAGGCAAGTGGGAGTCAGGACCTCGATCTTCTCTCTGAGGGTCTGTGGGACCCTCAGGCCAATCACCTGGCCTCTCTGTGCTTCAGCGTCCCCGTCTGTGAGCTGGGGACAGCGACTCTGAGCTGCCTCTCAGGAGGTGTGAGGTGCCCTGCACggctctgccacagccccgGGGTGGAAGGCGCTCCGGTGCCAGGTGTTGTGACACTCCGCCGCCACCTGTGAGAGCCCGGGAAGAGGCGTGAGGCCTCCCAGTCACCCCGAGAGACCCCCGGCCCGCCCTTGGAGGAGCCCTCCCgcggggggaggaagggagtttttttaaagaactatTTTTAGCTAGTCCTAACCTGTTGGCCTTTTTTAGCCGGCGCGTGGACGCGGCTCCACTTCCCGCCGGATATGCAATGCTGCACTATGCATGGATTACTCCTCTGGCTCGATGGGAAAAGCCCATGTAAGCGGTTTTAGGAACGTAACTCCATGCGCACACGGGTGCTCCGGGGGAGCGGGCTGCCTCGGGGGCTTGTGCCAGCACCGGCGGGGTCCCTGCTGTCACCGGGAGTTTGggggggctgcagaggctgtCCGGGGTCCCCCGGGGGTGTGTGCTGCCACAGACACGTGTGTGTCCCAGCAAATGTGTGGGAGGAACCCGCGTGTGAGCACAGGGTGCGTGTGCGCCGGGCTGTGTGATGACTTACAGCACATCTTTGCACTCTAGAGGTTTAGTTAGCTTTGCCTTGGATGAAATAAAGTTTACGTTTACTAGAGAAACTCGTCGTGCTTTGGGCTTGCTGTGGGTGTCTGTTTCAGTCTCGGGGAAAGGGGCTGGGTAAAAATGAACCCCTGAGGAAGAAGGACAAAGGCTCGGGAAGctgtgtgaaaaaaaacaaatcttttCCTTTAATGGGAATAGGGCAACACTCTAGAGCACAATCATCATCTCTCTCTGTACAACAGGAATGGGCTGACAGCAGCTTGGCCCCCCAGGAGCCATCCTGCCTCAGCGGGGTCAGCACAGGGCAATAAATTAATCTCTCTCCGGAAGGGAGCTTGAGCCAGTGAGATTCCTTCACGGGATCAGTGGCCGACTCCGAGTCACCCTTTGCCTCCTTGGCCGGGCTCTGGCACCCGAAATCACCGCTGCCAGCGAGGGTTTGGGAGCCTCTGCTCACCTTCCGTGGCTGGAGATCCATGTCCCTGTTGCTGCCAGAGCAAGGGCAGAGGAAGGGAGGCTCGGCGCGAGGAGGGACCTGTTCCAGCAGGTCTCAGAGCTCCGACTGCGAGGACAGAGAGGCACAGAAGGGATTGAAAGCTTTGAGAGGGCAGCCAAGAGCAAGAGGAAAGTAGCTGCGCCCTAAAGGAGGCAGCCCAGGCGAAGGGAGCTGCCTGTGCCCCGGGGCAGGACGGCACTGACCCTGCGCACGGCGTAGATCCAGTCCAGGTAGGCACGGACGCTGGTGTAGACGCCGGGTGTGCTGGGGGTCCCGCAGCCCTGGCCCCAGCTGACGATGCCCACCACCTGCCAGTGCCCGCCCGAGTACAGGAGGGGCCCGCCGCTGTCCCCCTGTGAAGGACAGACCCCCAGGATGGCCCCACGGCGGGACGGTGCAGCAGCAGCCGATCCCAAAACAGCTCTTCCCTGGTGGATGGGCACGGACCCGCCCAGCCCTGCATCCAGCCCAGGCCCCCACCTGGCAGGTGTCCACTCCACCCTGGGGCAGGCCGGCACACAGCATCCTGTCGGTGACATCGCCGTGGTAGGCGGCCAGGTTGCAGCTCTGCTTGTCGATGAGCTCCACCTCGGCCTGCTGCAGGCGCTCCGACAGCTTCCCTGGGTGACACACGGCCTGTCAGAGGGACCCGGAGCCAGGAGGGAGCCCTCtgcccccctgcccctgccGGCAGTGCCGGGGCTCTGCCTTGTCCCTGTGCCACCGCTGTGCCACTCACCGTGCTCCTCCGTGTAGCCCCAGCCGATCACCCACAGGGGGGTGCCCGGCACCAGCTCCTCATCAAAATAGGGCAGGCAGATGGGCTTGGTGCTGTCTGGAAAGGAGACGTGAGGGGGGCTCGCAGGAAAGGGCACCCCACTCCCCGCTCCAGCACTGGGTGCCCATGGAACGCTGCCACGCCGGGCATCGCCATCCCGGCCCGGTGCTCAGTGCCATCAGGGGACGCTGGTGACTCCTGCCCCGAGCTGGCTCACCTGAGTCACGCACCGGGGAGCGCAGCTTCACCAGGGCGATGTCATTGTCCTTGGGGGACGCGGGTGTCACCTCCGCCAGGAACACCTTCTCCACGGCGAAGGTGGCAGCGCCCGACAGGAGGTCGGAGCCCGCCTTCACACGCCAGCTCTGGATGATGGGGTTGTTCCTGTGCGCAGACAGCGCTGTCACCGCTTGTCCCCCCGCCGCGGGGACAGGCACGGAGCCCCGTGCACGGCGTTAATTACAGGGCAATCAAGCAGCACACGGCCCAAGCCCACTCACTTGAAGCAGTGCGCGGCCGTCAGCACCCAGCCGGGCCCGATGATGCTGCCCCCGCAGATGTGCTCCTTCCTGTACTGCAGACTGACCTGCCAGGGCCACGCCTCGATGGCAGCCGGGCTGCCCCCCAGCACCCGCGGTGTCCTCACGCTCTGCCCGCAGCCTGTGAGGGGACAGCTCGGCTGGCACGGGAGGGACGGAGCCAACGGAGCCTCCCAGGGTGCCTCATCCCCACGGCGCTGCTGCCACCCCTCATCCCCAGGGGTCCAGCCAtccccctcctgctccagccctaCCCCGGGATACTTGGTTTGATCAGGGTAATTCTCCTGATTGGGTTTACTACGGTAAAATAAACCCGTGCAGGCAGCTGGGTGAGCCTCCCTTAGGTGTTTCATTTCTGGGAGGTTTGTGCCGGCTTAACGAGGCTGGCAGTAATTAAATCCGCCTTTCCTCATGCACACGATGCGAAATGGGCTTGGGATGGAGCCACGCTCCCACGGGGCCGTGCCAGGAGCGAGGACCCGGAGCAGGACGAGGCCCCGGTGCCCACAGGGTCCAGCCACCAGCATGGTACTTACTGGAACAGAAGAGCGACACCACCAACCCCGAGAGGCATTTCCTgcaagagggaggaaaagagctgGCTTTGGCTCCTCTGCCGGGCACCACGGGCCCCTGCTGGGGCTCCACACAGCCCCCACTCACCTGCCTGGATCAAGCACCTGGAGGCTCCCGTTGCTCAGCGCGACCTCGCGGGGAGGCAGCGGCTGCCCCACGCTCACCTCCACGCCCTGGAAAGTTGGGGTGCTGGAAGACACGGGGGGACGGGGCTTCAGGTGTGGGGGAGGACAGGCACGGGTGCCTCAGCACCTCGGGAGAGCCTGGATCCATAGGGAAAAGGGACAGGGATGCCAAAGTGGGGATGTCACAGCCCTGGAGGGTTGGGACACTGAGCCCAGGAACAAGGACAGGAGCGACTGAAGGAGAGGAGAGTGCTCCCTGCTCTACAGAGGAGTGAGcggggggctctgggggaaCTCAGGGGGGTCCTTGCTGTTGTGGCATTTAGGACCTGTGTTCAAAGCCTCAATCCCTGACTTTTTGGGCCTGGAAAATACCAGGTTTGACTCAGTCTGGGCTCTTACAGTGGCTCAAACATCCATTTAAAAGGGTAGTGCAGGGCCCTGAGCCTCCATCTCCAGGTGAGCCGTGTTGGCAGGGAgaccctgggctgctctggggagggcagggctgcaggtcggggggatggaggcagggcagggtgccCATGggctgtgacagagcagggcacagcactCTGCTCTCACAGGAGGCTGCCAGggctcccagccagctcctggggaCTCACAGAGTGCTCTGCATGCTGGGGATGGACTGAAACCATTAGTGCAGAGCTCTGAGTGTTGCACAGAGAAGCAGAGCCCCGCTCCAGAAGAGCTTTTAAGGCggagggaaggggaagctgCCGGGTACCTGCTGTAACCCATCTGctcacaggcagctctggccaGCTCCGGGGTGAAGTGGTCGTGGCACACAGAGGACCAGGCTCCAGAGTGGCTGTGGAGCACCTGCAGGATGGATCTGTCTTTGGAAACGCGGGCTGGAGGCACACACAGAGTCAGCTTTGGCGCGGGGTGGCCgcagcagcccagccccggggcactgctggggtgtCCTGCACTCACCCCTGGCTGGTGGCCCCTCGGGGACCCACTGGGGACAGTTGGCCTCGTCCTCGCCCTGCAGACAGTCCAGCTGCCCGTCACACACCTGCTTCAGCGGCACCAGCTTCAGGGGCTGCTTGCAGAACAGGTAGTGGTGGTCCAGGTAAATCTTCACTGGAGGGAGAGGGGGGCTCAGTGCGGAGCTCCAGCTCCCGGGCAGGCTCGGGGCTGGCACGGGGGGAGCAGCGAGGAGCTGGGTCTGCGTTTGCTGAGCCGTGGCCgtgggaaaggaaggggagagaggTCAGGAGCTGTACCCAGGAACCCGATGGCGACCAGGCAGGCGAGGGTGAGCACCACGGCCAGGACAGGGATCCCGACCCGCTTGAGGGACTCCGGCGCCCTGGAGGATTTGGGTCTCATGTAGGGACCTGCAACACAGAGGAGCGTGGCCCTGCGTGGCCGGGCTCAGCCTGGCACCCCTCatctcccccagctcccacaggtGTTACCTCTGCCGTTGAGCCGCTCCGAGGCCGAGTCCTGAAaaccagagaggaaaagcagtcAGGAGCTGAAACTGCGGgcaaaaagcagctggaaggTGTGAGGGCCAGTTGTACTGAGGGCAGTTGGCCCCGTGGTGAGCTCACAGCCCAGGGAGCGC includes:
- the TMPRSS4 gene encoding transmembrane protease serine 4; translated protein: MRPKSSRAPESLKRVGIPVLAVVLTLACLVAIGFLVKIYLDHHYLFCKQPLKLVPLKQVCDGQLDCLQGEDEANCPQWVPEGPPARARVSKDRSILQVLHSHSGAWSSVCHDHFTPELARAACEQMGYSSTPTFQGVEVSVGQPLPPREVALSNGSLQVLDPGRKCLSGLVVSLFCSSCGQSVRTPRVLGGSPAAIEAWPWQVSLQYRKEHICGGSIIGPGWVLTAAHCFKNNPIIQSWRVKAGSDLLSGAATFAVEKVFLAEVTPASPKDNDIALVKLRSPVRDSDSTKPICLPYFDEELVPGTPLWVIGWGYTEEHGEWHSGKLSERLQQAEVELIDKQSCNLAAYHGDVTDRMLCAGLPQGGVDTCQGDSGGPLLYSGGHWQVVGIVSWGQGCGTPSTPGVYTSVRAYLDWIYAVRRSEL